The genomic region TATAACCTTAATAAAAGATCCTTTAGAAATAATCATGAGTTACCTACTGTTGCCACTGCATACTGGGTAAGGTTTTTACGCTGTAGGGGTGCACATACTTTCCACGTAGAGGTTTTAGGTAGATAGGCATAAAGTTCCTGTTGTTCCTTTTCATGTTTTCCCCCAAGaacaaacaaagtttcataacttcGGCTGCTAGATATGGCCTCATCCATGGAGCTCCATGTCTCAGGGGGCTTTGTGTTCAGTGTTTGCACTAATCTTGTGTAGGCATCCTGGCCTCCAGGATTCTGGCTCCTCTTCACTAGGACATCAAGGAAAGATAAGCTAAGGAAGGCTGGTCTCACCAGTGACACAAGCTCTTCAAAGTACTTTTCCCTATCAGGGTCTACCATGACCCACTTCATTACAGCCTCAAAGACTATGTCTTCCTTTGAAACAAACAGATCATCAGATTGTAGAAGTTCCACAAGGGTTTCTTTATCAAGCCAGTTAAATTCATTTTCCTCATGGTACAAGATATCAGAAAAGTGAGTTAATGCCACATTAAAAGCTGAATCATAAAGGTCTGGGCAATCATATTGCTTGGAGTATGACATCATATCGAAGCAATTGGAGACTCGTAATTCATGTTCTAGGTATCCCACACAAAATCTCTTAGCCCGTTGTAAATCCAAGAAATCTGCAGTTTCTAGGAGTTCTGTGACATTTCTTCTGTTTAGGTTCATGCTACCATTTTGAGTGAAATTTAGGAGTGCCTGGAATGACTCCTCTGCTACCCCCTTCAGGCAGATTCGATGCTGAGTATTTTCCTTGAAGCCACCATAAAACAAAACATAGAAATATCTACTCTGCTCAGCCAGAACTGATCTATCTACATGGAATATTCTTGGTCCAACCTCAAGGACTGCATCACTCAATGGTTCCATTTTTAACGCCTTGAAATTTCTTTATGTGTACATGatcaataattatttattattaatctgAAATGCATAATGAAATATTATATAACCTGAGTAAACTTTCACTTATGTGTTATCAACCAAAGCTGTAATgtaatgattttttaaaataaagtttattttatttgtttcaaaataatGTAGATAGAATACAAAAGCTATGCAGCTTTCTCCTCTTTCTTTATTTTTAGAACAGTATAAATAGTCACTGAAATCTCTTCTTTAAGAGGTAGATATGACTCTTCGAGTAAATAAAGATTAAAAGGTTAATGCTCTACATAACCTTTGCCTGCACATATATGTAAAGAACAAAGCACATACAATGTAAAAATGACACTATTAAATATCTGACATACAGTTCTATCACTCTGTTAAAATAAGTAAATACCATCAATAAATTAAATCCTAGCAACTCTACAATTTGCAATTAAAAATACAGCTTCAATAAAATATAATGGTAAAAGTAATGTTTTCTGCCATGCAATCTTTGAA from Bombina bombina isolate aBomBom1 chromosome 2, aBomBom1.pri, whole genome shotgun sequence harbors:
- the LOC128649649 gene encoding kelch-like protein 23, which produces MEPLSDAVLEVGPRIFHVDRSVLAEQSRYFYVLFYGGFKENTQHRICLKGVAEESFQALLNFTQNGSMNLNRRNVTELLETADFLDLQRAKRFCVGYLEHELRVSNCFDMMSYSKQYDCPDLYDSAFNVALTHFSDILYHEENEFNWLDKETLVELLQSDDLFVSKEDIVFEAVMKWVMVDPDREKYFEELVSLVRPAFLSLSFLDVLVKRSQNPGGQDAYTRLVQTLNTKPPETWSSMDEAISSSRSYETLFVLGGKHEKEQQELYAYLPKTSTWKVCAPLQRKNLTQYAVATVGNLVIVTGGFFRGDFVWYSIDLVAIYDSSLDSWSDGPPMNISRNCHCAVGVGLQLFVMGGTTDEGVTGEVERLDLVEMKWESMSPLMRPVERAAATSLGTYIYVICGRDENGDVYSGIQRLNTEANDWDIVSYSPMPRYDICSTVLNGAIYTIGGQAFRFNLSTEEWSELEAQCLYRKFFMGCSSANGRIYILGQRRARITNDVPSFIQFDPYLDSFKVEDTNLPCPLPIRGCVSMRHCDVC